The Brassica napus cultivar Da-Ae chromosome C7, Da-Ae, whole genome shotgun sequence genomic interval TGACAAAAACAGATAACCTaatctcaaaaacaaaaaactttgataaaaaatgttatcttatatataaaattatttttatatattacctGATACACAACCCATTCTCTTAATATAAATCAACAATAGTTAGCAAATCCttgttttcaaaaagaaaattcaatGATAATTCTTCATAGTGGTGTAATATATAATTCTATCATAGCTTAGTTTATATATAGGTTAAAAGGATAAAATTTAGCTTATACGTGATAAAATAAAAGGTCTATGGTTTTACATCAGATATAGAATTTTAGTATTAAAACAATACgcaaattttcaaattacaaTTTGTAGATGCAAAATTATCAGATATTTATTATAGATAGAATTGATCATATTAATTCTGCATATAATATTGGTTAGAATGGTTCACTGCGATATATGAGTGAGATTCATGTGAAAAGTCAGCTCTTGTAGATATAAATTGTAAAccctttcttaaaaaaaaagagtattcaCTGTTCAAactgatatatacatatatatatatatatatatatatatatatatatagtaggaaattaaaatatctatgtAACATATAAAAAACTTTGTCTTAATACAAGTTTGGATTTTTagtttaattcattttaaatgaatatataatttagttatcttGAAATTGCATTCTATTACATGATAAGGTTGGAATTCCGTTTGATTTCCAGACATTTTGGATCTTAATTACCCTGAgcagtttttatatataaagtaaagtCACATGATACATTTCATCACATATGTTTGGTCTTATCGCATTAGAACTTAGAAGAGTAAGTTCGTGTCAGACACATGTTGGATAATGTAGACTGGGGTAcgtaataattttccttttccaatattatatatgtttcgATCGGTCGACCAAACCTACGGTTTGTTTTTCCAAAGTTTGCGATGTTGTCCTCCGAAAAGTAAATAAGAAATTCAGGTGGAATTAATGAGCTTTACCGGGTAATACGATTTTAATTTAGCCTCACCCATTTTGATACGGCGTTTTATACTGTAATAAattattagtatttttataaatctatatcaTGCATTGTTAATATTGATGATCACGAATCTAAGTTGAAATTTTTCAAAACTTAGTGtttattgaaaaaacaaaaataagctAAAATAGTGACATTATTGAGTGGGTATGGTGGGCAGTCTATGTTTGGGAGCATGTGGCGATTATCTACACGTTACTTTGATGATGATTCGATCCATGTTTTGATTCAGGAGCTTGCGCTTGGGTCCCTTTAGAGtgaacaagtttttttttttttttggtgtaacaGAGTGAACAAGTTGCTCTTGTTACTTCGTTTGATGCTATTACAACTAGGTGAAATTACTCCGCCACAATATATATTCTCTCATAAAGTTACAATCATTAGAAGACAATCACATCGATCTATGTCCCGTCTGACAAACTAAATTCACGTGATTGCCTTTTTTCTGAAACAAGAATGTATTCCTATACTGATCGTATGTTCCGGTTTAAAAATGTAGTTTGTCAGGTTGTGACTGGAAGATTTTTTTCATCTGGCCTCTAATTTTACTTTACTAAATTGATCTGTCGCAGCGgcagttttatttattaaaagttcAGCTCTAAGACATTTTTAATCTGTTTAAGACAAGTAATATGCTGTACGTGTTAAGTGCAGTACGCTTAATCAGTCCCCATAATCGAGGATTTTCATCATTGGGTAAAAAACATATGGTTTCATTAGattgtaatattttattgtatttaattagatattgttttacaaatcacatattatatataaatttagtaaaattgtTGCGCTAAAGTTCAAATCATagaatatatacttttatgaaatattaatttaatcatAAGCCTAAAAACCATGAACATTTGacataaaaatagaatttaaaaaaggaacatttgcagtttttttttacgaagaaCATTTGTAGTTATCTACAAAATTATCGTATTCCTTTCTTATCAGATAAACTTGTAGTAATCATCTTACCGAAGAAAGTCTTGGTGTcgtaaagaaaagaaagaaagaaaagtctTGGTTTGGAGACGACAAAATAGTCACAAACCTTGAAAGATAGCAGTCTAGCTAAATTGTTTTATGTATGTAAATTTATGAAGCTGTGTAATAAGTTTCTGGCAAGTTTTGTCGCAGTACATGCGAACATCATTTACTTGTCAATTGTACTGTAGTGAAGAATTCCAAGTTTTTCAGCCTTATATAACCAAAATTctgatattaattattatatattgggTTGTTTGTCATGTTGATCCATATAAGTTCTTGAACTTTATACAGAACAAGACTTTCATAACAATTCTGACGAATTCACAAACTATAAAGTTGAAAAAGATAAAGTAACAGAAATGAAAGtacatttttctttatataatcacTATTCACGCAGATAattcaaacaacaaaaaattatcaatgCCTATTCCTTAAAAATATCAATGGAATTACCAAATGTAAATAATAAGAGTAATTTTTCTCTCTAcctttttttgtcatttttataTCAGTAGAACTGTTGACGCTCTGTGTAGTAATTTTTCTCTATACATATAAGGATCAATGAATAAATATATAACcgaatatatcaaattttatttttaattaaactaaaatataggACTATCAAAAGTTGTCAATTTACTTAACAAGCTTAATAATGATATTTAGATAACGTACGAGCGCAACAGGAATCCACTTGTAAGTTGCCACGTAGTAATCTTACCTTACTTTGTGACTTTATGGTGTAACTCAACGAATGAAAATGCGTTTTCGTGGATCAACACGACAAAAAAACGAGATTACACCTTATCCTGGTCCACTctcgtttattttttttggaaattaataattatttttttgtcaatttagTTGAAAAATCAATAAGAAATTTTCGCACTTTGGTATTCGAATCTTTTGGTGCCTCGTTTCTACTCTGATGGTGACTTCACGAGACTTTGATTTCAGTATCTAgactttgtttatttttttactgtGCATATCTTTCAGTTTTAAACTTGtaactttttgttgttgtttttttcttccatGTTAAATAACAATGTCAGTGTATTATTTACCAAAGTATTTTACAACTTATAAATTTCACGagcatgagaaaaaaaaaatcacgatTTGAAATTTGATGCGCTTTGTATATCTAAAAAAATTCTGTTACTTTCTTTCATTTGAAAAATTTCAGTCGATTTTCGAAACAAATTTCAACCTACCAAATAACATTGGAAACACTTAATCCTGAAGTTCAAATATGCTAAGTTAGTTTAAATAACATAGTTTCTTACAGAGCGTGTTAAAATATGTCCGGtgcttatatatacaaattccTATCTATATTATCATGATAGGCTTATAAAATGAGAATATCTTTGATGGTGGTGATGATATTTAGAAAAATCAGTGTGATCATGTAAAAATAGTCTGATCTTTAGAGAAACATGAAACGGCAAGTAGTTTCATCATCAGAGTGGTTGGTTGGTCTTTGGGAGGTTGATAGTGGATGGAAGGAATTAATTGGtatgttttcatatataaataagaatAATATTGCTAAAATTTGAGTATGATCTGTTTGCCTTGCTGGATCCACAAGGCCTTACTTAGTTCAATCATCTTTTGTGGCTGTTCAGGTGACTGGACCAAAGAGATGAGTTCATAGGTCTGGTTCCTGATCTGATGAGAACATGAAGATCATGTAGGGTTTCtaaaatctctttctctttttttgggAGTTGATCTTGCAGCAACAAGAAGCTTGAATGAAGTCAAAATCAGTAGTTGACAATACTCTTTTCTTGctcatataattaatgaaaCCATAAGACGATTAGGATTCTCGAAAGTAAACAGAGACGCGGAGTAGTTACAAAAGCATTATCCAGATATTTATTGTTGAGTTTAATCATTGGAGACCCCAGGGTTGTAAACTTGTCAAAAACATACATGAGACTTGAAAAAAAAGGcataaatatagatttatcaGTTAAAGACGTTAGCAACTCCAAATAGGTATCTGAAGGTGACACAGTTCTTGGAGTGCTTCTCTCTCATTTCACCGACCAGCTCTATTCTCTGGCGATTTAAACCTCATTTGGCTCCAACATGTAACACTCATTATTATTTCTAAAACTAGGTTCTGCTTCCTACTGTTTCTCGATGAATAACTGGAACCGTGTGGTTCAAGGAGCTGAACCTAGATACGGTGCTTTGCTTCATCAAGCCTCTGTGTACGGTGTAGCTACTGGGTATTGCATCTCAGCTTCTCTTCTCACAATCATCAACAAATGGGCAATCATGACATTCCGTTACCCTGGTGCACTAACCGCTCTTCAATACTTCACAAGCGTGGTCGGTGTCTTGCTATGTGGTCAGTTTAACCTCATCGAGCACGATCCTCTCAACCTCGTAACCATGTGGAGGTTTCTTCCTGCAGCTATCATCTTTTACTTGTCACTTTTCACCAACAGTGAGCTTCTACTCCACTCTAACGTCGACACTTTCATCGTGTTTCGTTCTGCTGTTCCTATACTCGTCGCCATTGGAGAGACCCTTTTCTTGAACCGGCCTTGGCCTTCTTTTAAAACATGGATATCTCTTGCTACCATCCTTGGAGGAAGCTTGCTCTACGTGCTCACTGATTACCAGTTTACCATCACAGCGTACAGCTGGGCTATTGTCTATAGATCTTGTCTACATCAAGCACGTGGTTACGACCATAGGGTTAAACACTTGGGGTCTTGTGCTTTACAACAACCTCGAGGCTCTTCTCTTGTTCCCACTTGAGCTGGTTATAATGGGAGAGTTGCAGAAACTAAGGCATGGGATCACTGATAAGCCTGATTGGCACACTTTGCCAGTGGTTTTCCCTGTGGGACTATCTTGTTTGTTCGGTTTGGCCATCTCTTTCTTTGGTTTTTCGTGCCGCCGAGGGATTTCTGCTACAGGGTTTACGGTTCTTGGCATTGTGAATAAACTGTTGACGGTTGTGATCAATTTGGTTATATGGGATAAACACTCGAGTTTCATTGGAACTTTGGGACTCTTGATCTGTATGTTTGGTGGAGTCATGTATCAGCAGTCCACAAGAAAGAAACTGAAAGGTGTACGAGAAGATAAGCGGCAAGAACAAGTTGGCGATCAAAAGAAACTGCAAGAGAACGAGGAAGCTCATAAACTATGATCACACAAACGAAGCAACCTATACATGCTATCTTACATAGTATTTATGTACTgttctctacaaaaaaattactatttttatttccCAAAGAATAAAATGATATAATACTCCTCATTCAAATGCATGACTAACAGAATAAGTCACTGTGATGTGCTTGTTATGTTCGTTATCTAGTCCCACAAATTGCTAGAAATGGAGAATGAGAAAAACATAACATAAGGAAATTATGTTGGACCCATACAGAACTAATAGTGCATCTGGACATATCTTTCACTCTAGTTAGCCTGGATAATATTGGTTTAACAAAGCAATACATAGCAAAAGCAGGAGAGGCTGGCTTAGTCACAGAGTCGAAGCTTATATGTTGACGGATCATCTCGTCACAGGTGGTACAGCTCCTCTTACTCGAGTTCCACGTCCAGTAGCCGGAGCCTTTTATAATAACATCACAGAGATTCAAGGATAGAACAATTAGTAGtaacaaaagaagaaacaaacaaggACTTGATAAAATAGAACTAACTTTGCCTCGCATTTAGGGATGTTAAGTCATGGGTTAGGGCCCAACCCTCTCTAGTGTAATATAAACCCAACCCTATTTTAACCCAGCcctattttaacccttcttTAATTATAGGGTTAGGGCTGATACTAGGGTTAGCCCAATTAACTTATATGTCATGTAATAATGTTTTGTATATCAAATTTAATCAaagtttacatgtttttaaaaactcaaaatatgattatataaatgaaaaagtctcttttattcatttttgtcCTCAAATTCAAagtatgaaattaaaaaaaccaAAGTTTACATGTTTTTATTCATGAAgtgtaaaaatcaaaattccaATAAGTCATGTAAAGCAAAGCTCCACTCTCCAAGTCTCTAACACTCAATTCAACTTTCACTCCACTCTGCAAAAACAAGAGAGATGACAGTCACTAGAAGTTCTAGTTTAGAACAAACATGAGACAACTAAAGATCGATTTCAATAAACAAAGAACACACTCATACTGTTATACATTCGCTATACAGGACGACACAAGCTAAGACACAAGAACTTAGATCATAAACGCATAGATACAGGACGACACAACAACACCAAAAACATATACTTAAACCTGAcacaaacaaaaagaacaaatatTATTCATATAGTGTAAATGTTCGAGCTTCCCAAAAGATGTGATGACTTACAAATATTGTAAATGTTCGAGATTCCCAAGCTCAGGTGCAAGCTTGGTTCGAAAAAGCGAGAGTTTTTGTCGCCATGGCGCTAAGGCGCCCAAGGCGATGCCCTCAACGCTTAGGGACACCCTTGCCAGGCGAGGTACATAGATCCCTAGCTTTTCTCGCTTTTTCCTCGCTTTTGCAATATCCATAGAGCGCTAAAAGCGGCGTTTAGTTGTGCCtacacaaaaaaagaagatttgCTTAAAAATGTACACTTAACAAAACAGTTTTGTCAGAATATTTAGTATATCGAAAAGTAAATACTCTTCCCACGTATTAGGCGTGTAGAGGAGGGTATCCACAACCCCACTAACCTAGGATGCAATCCCACTAACCCTAAtgtcttctcctatataagaaCCATACAAACCTGAAAGTAAAACTCATTAGCTTTTCCTCTCTACAACTTACGGCAGTAGCTTATCATTTGCAAGGTTTTATGATCTTTTCTTGTTTATATCATAGTTTCTTCTCCGTATGTTAGTagtttttcattaatataagcCTTGTTTGTTGATCATGTCGACTCTGTTTATATCAGTAGCTTCTTTTAAATGTTAGTTTGTCTCGTGTATTGTTTATAGTCAATAGCTTATTCTCTTTCCATGTTTTTCTATGTTGTAGTTGTGATCATGTCTGACGCTGGAGCTGGATCATCTCATGGAGGGTCTCAAGGAGGAGGAGGGTCTCAGGGAGAAGGTTACCTTGTTCTGTTGCAGGTAGACAAAGCGCTCGCTTTGTACCGCCATGGCGCTAGGCGCTAAGCTCCCACCTCCTCGCTTCTTGTCGCCACCCGCAATTTCGAACCAAGGGTGCAAGATGCCAAGATGTCCAATAGCTTTTCTAAACCGGATTGGTCCTCCTGAAGCAAATCAATATAATATCGTTTCCTTTTAATACTCAGTCAGTGCAGTCACACATTCACAAGCTAGACACAGAACAAAActgaatccaaaaaaaaataatatagtttCACAAGTTACAACTCAAAGTCGATCAACAAGAGAACATagtaaaacctaataaaaaaaaaaggaacaaccTTTCAGTTGTTTAACTATCGTTATGAGCAGATCGAGGCAAGCAAAAACAACTTGTTTGAAACAAGGGACAAAGACAAGTGTCGTGGAGAAGTAGGAGAAGGAGAACAGTAGAAGTCTCTTCACTTTCGTGCGGGTTTATAACCCATCACAATGGAACTCAATTAGCGTAAGATAGAACCATAAgtcaatcaatcaaacaaatacAACTAGAAGTCTACAAGTCTAAGAGAAGATAACCCAGAAGATCGAGAGATACCTTTGATTTCGTTTTCGTTTTCAGAAGATCCATGTGAGATGAAATTAGAACGTCCATGTTACGGATCCATCGATTTCGATTCAGAACAAACCCTTAGCCTTCGATTTCATTTTCGTCTTCATAAGAACATATGGCCTTCGATTTCGATTCAGGACAAACCCCTCGCCTTCGATTTCGATTCAGAACAAACCCAGaacctttgattttgatttcgATGTCAAGTTGTACGGTATAACTGAAAGAGAATGGAAAATAATTAACCCTATTGGTACCCTAGCGTAAAATTAGACGGCCCATTCTTAACCCACATTAAAAAATACGGGTTTTGGGTTATAAATTTTCATGCGGGCCGGGCTACCCCTTTAGAAATGAGCCCACGACAACATCCCTGCTCGCATTGCAGCTCTATCTCTGCCAACACCCAGTGATCCGCCCTTTCCCTGCATCAATAAAAGTATTATAAAGAGACGCAAACATAAAGGGTATCAGAAAGCAGATACCTTGATTCGAGCATCTAAGCGCTTGAACATGGGAGCATGCTTGAGAATGTCTGGTATGACCATAAACCTGTCAACATCTCTCCATAGGTTACTAATCCATCTACGaacgaaagtaaataaaaattaaataaaaaagtgcATAAAGCACACCTGACTTTGCTGCCACGAATGAAGATATGCTCAAGCTGTGATACCTTAGCATCCTGTGACACAAAACGAAAGTTTGACAATTAACAAGAAGAAGTTGCCAATCTGAGTAAAGAGTAGCAATGATTCAAAACACAATGGATCGATAAGGTGTAGATAACAGATGATTGACCATGGCGGTAAAGGTAATGTCCTCGAGCTGACAGTTCCAGTTATCCTCACACTCGATCATGCTCCCTCTGTAGAGCTCGCCGCTCTTCAGCTCAACCGTCACGACATGACCCGAAGCTTCACCGGTATCCCCAGACTTGGGCTCATCTctgttaaaccctaattaacAACACCTTCCTTTCCTTCCCTTTCACTCGATTCGCAGTAGGCTGTTTTATAAAAGCAGTTTTATGAATTGGGCTTTACATTTAGCCCATTAATCACACTTAAGGCCCTGTTTTAtaaattgctttttttttactcCTTATATTCTAACATTAATTGTACTCTAGACCTTACTTTTCTGTAGAGAGAGTCACACACACAGACGACGGTTGATTTCACGGAGAGCCGATCGGGCAGGTTATAAGGTTATTGATCGGCTGATATGGCGGAGGAGAAGGAGAGGAAAGGAGATGGAAAGCACAAGTATAGCATAATCGTTCCTACCTACAACGAGCGCCTCAATATCGCCCTCATCGTCTACCTCATCTTCAAGCATCTCCGGTAAAATCGATATCTCGGGTTATTGTTTTCTGTATCGCATTTGGCTCGAATTCGATTCTGATCGCCGCATTAGTGATGCAGTATCTCTCGTTATGGATCATTGGTTTTACATCGCACATCCAGATTTTGATTATTGTTGTTTTTGCTCATGATCTACTACTCAGTGATATCGTTTTGTTCTTAGAACCTCCGGTTTAGTGATCGGAGAAGCTAGGTTTTGTAATCGATTCTAGCTGTGGCTGGCTTATAAGAGATGAACCGTTTTGTTTGTTGAGTAGTAGACTCTTCTCTGGTTAATGTTAATTTGAGAATCATTCACCAATGTTAAGGCAATCTACCACTTGTTGTGTGATGTAGGGATGTTGATTTTGAGATAATTGTTGTGGATGATGGGAGTCCTGATGGCACACAAGAAATCGTCAAGCAACTTCAGCACTTGTATGGTGAAGACCGCATTGTGAGTACAGTTGACGAGTTAGGGCTTgaatatgttgtttttttttttttgtatgcttttttttttgtgtttagttgaGCTCTGTGTTCGTCTTTGTTATGATGCAGCTTCTAAGAGCTCGAGccaagaagcttggtttgggtttgtaTCTGTAACTCCCATCATCTTCTATTACTTTGCTTTGCAAGAAGTGCATGATTATTAATCTTGTTTGCGTCATCAATTTCAGGAACTGCGTATATCCATGGTTTGAAGCATGCTACAGGTGATTTCGTCGTAATCATGGATGCTGATCTTTCGCATCATGTAAGAGACATCAACTGAACTATCttgttttcttgtctttttgTTGCTCTGACTCAACTTTTCTCTTGTGAAGCCAAAGTATTTACCAAGTTTCATCAAGTAAGTAGAGTTTCTTCATCTCTTACAAAAATCTCGTAGGCTTATAATGATCTTCATTTGACTCTGTTTTTGTCTATATCACGAAGGAAACAACTAGAGACAAATGCAAGTATAGTAACGGGTACACGATATGTGAAAGGTGGTGGTGTACACGGGTGGAATCTTATGCGTAAACTCACAAGCAGAGGAGCGAATGTGCTAGCTCAAACACTTTTATGGCCTGGTGTATCTGATTTAACCGGATCCTTCCGGTAAATTCCAGTAAACTTTTGTGGCTTTACTTTTCCTGATTCATTTGACTGACCTTCAcacacttttttttatttgaaaggCTATACAAGAAATCTGTGCTTGAGGACGTGATAAGTTCATGTGTGAGTAAAGGTTATGTCTTTCAGATGGAGATGATTGTTCGTGCTACCAGAAAAGGATACCATATTGAagaggtctctctctctcttctttgtaTAGAAATCCATTTGTGATTTTGATTCCTTTTAAAGCATTCGGTATTCATATGGTTCCTCTGATTCTCGTCTTGATCTGCAGGTGCCGATCACTTTTGTGGATAGAGTCTTTGGAACTTCGAAGCTGGGAGGATCTGAAATAGTGGAATATCTAAAAGGGCTCGTCTATCTTCTCCTAACGACTTAAAGAGACACCAAGCAGCTCAACACACGCATGAATCTTTCTTTATACTCGTCTCTTAACACCTGAACTCTGATCCATGTCTTTTAGAACTTCACTTCAGCTTTGACTACGGAGACATAGTTTTGCCTCTTTCAAAGACTAAGGTTCATGTCATTGACATTGTTCGTTTTGAATGCTATACTCTCTCTACCTTAGGTAATAGACTTATATTCTGGTAATGGGCTTTACTGTTTGGCAACTTTACAAGAAATCAGGCGAGGCCCAATAGGAAGTCAATCATATGAACCACGTCGCTGATAAACTTTCCAAACATTCACTTCTGCTAGAGGCATTTGATTGAAATCATTACCATTTCTGTCCGAACTCATTAAGGCCTTGAACAGTTGGCTAAAGAGCTCTCCGAAGAAAGAACCACAAGAACCAACAC includes:
- the LOC106410430 gene encoding dolichol-phosphate mannosyltransferase subunit 1 produces the protein MAEEKERKGDGKHKYSIIVPTYNERLNIALIVYLIFKHLRDVDFEIIVVDDGSPDGTQEIVKQLQHLYGEDRILLRARAKKLGLGTAYIHGLKHATGDFVVIMDADLSHHPKYLPSFIKKQLETNASIVTGTRYVKGGGVHGWNLMRKLTSRGANVLAQTLLWPGVSDLTGSFRLYKKSVLEDVISSCVSKGYVFQMEMIVRATRKGYHIEEVPITFVDRVFGTSKLGGSEIVEYLKGLVYLLLTT